One Leisingera sp. M658 genomic window carries:
- a CDS encoding DMT family transporter, protein MTRTRATAIGFIAVLLWSLLALLTVGTEPVPPLLLNALCFTIGGTLGMIWTAATGKLGQLWQVPLKVYAFGTLGLFGYHLLYFSALRLAPAAEAGLIAYLWPLLIVLFSGLLPGEHLKAGHLAGAGLGFAGAATIISGGGEGFQAQYLPGYGLALLCALTWSGYSVLSRLLGKAPTSSVAVFCLATAAASWGLHFALEETVWPAGTLGWVSTLLLGLGPVGLAFYVWDIGVKQGDIQMLGTSSYAAPLLSTLILVLAGIAAASWGLALAAALITGGALIAARAGSAS, encoded by the coding sequence ATGACCAGAACCCGCGCGACTGCCATCGGCTTTATCGCTGTTTTACTGTGGTCGCTTCTGGCGTTGCTGACCGTCGGAACCGAGCCCGTCCCGCCCTTGCTGCTAAATGCGCTGTGCTTCACCATCGGCGGGACGCTGGGGATGATCTGGACCGCTGCTACCGGCAAGCTGGGCCAGCTGTGGCAGGTGCCGCTGAAGGTCTATGCCTTTGGCACCCTCGGTCTCTTCGGCTATCACTTGCTTTACTTTTCGGCGCTGCGGCTGGCCCCTGCGGCGGAGGCCGGACTGATCGCCTATTTATGGCCGCTTCTGATTGTGCTGTTTTCCGGCCTGCTGCCCGGCGAACATCTGAAGGCAGGGCATCTGGCCGGGGCCGGCTTGGGCTTTGCCGGGGCTGCCACCATCATCTCAGGCGGTGGCGAGGGGTTTCAGGCGCAGTATCTGCCCGGCTATGGGCTGGCGCTGCTCTGTGCGCTGACCTGGTCCGGGTATTCGGTGCTGTCGCGGCTGTTGGGCAAGGCGCCGACCAGTTCAGTTGCGGTATTCTGTCTGGCCACCGCGGCCGCCTCCTGGGGGCTGCATTTCGCGCTGGAGGAGACGGTTTGGCCTGCGGGCACGCTGGGCTGGGTCTCAACCCTGCTGCTGGGCCTTGGTCCTGTTGGGCTGGCGTTTTATGTCTGGGACATCGGCGTCAAACAGGGCGACATTCAGATGCTTGGCACCAGCAGCTATGCTGCGCCGCTCTTGTCGACGCTGATCCTGGTGCTGGCGGGCATTGCCGCCGCCTCCTGGGGGCTGGCGCTGGCGGCTGCGCTGATCACAGGCGGGGCGCTGATTGCGGCCAGGGCCGGTTCGGCAAGCTGA
- a CDS encoding EAL domain-containing protein, protein MTILNANADLPEGSENPLNAAVTGRDRSTLDMVADAVRHNQTVLAYQPVMQAMAPHGVAFYEGYIRVLDPTGRVIPAREFMHVVEDKEIGREMDCLALQHGLRALDKYPRIRLSVNMSARSIGYQRWVNVLDRFLKRDATLGERLVLEISEASAMAAPELVTDFMGRMQQHGIAFALDNFGASTTAIGHFRQFFFDAVKIDGQFVRGIHTSHDNQSVVRALVGIAKQFDMFTVAESVESQEDAEFLVENGVDCLQGYLFGAPSVSPPWIEDMKQRREAS, encoded by the coding sequence ATGACCATACTCAACGCCAATGCAGATTTACCCGAAGGCTCTGAAAATCCGCTGAACGCAGCGGTGACCGGGCGCGACCGCTCCACCCTGGACATGGTTGCAGATGCGGTGCGCCACAATCAGACCGTGCTGGCCTATCAGCCAGTCATGCAGGCGATGGCACCGCATGGGGTGGCGTTTTACGAGGGCTACATCCGGGTTCTGGACCCGACAGGCCGGGTGATTCCCGCCCGTGAATTCATGCATGTGGTCGAAGACAAGGAAATCGGCCGCGAGATGGACTGCCTGGCCCTGCAGCATGGATTGCGGGCGCTGGATAAATACCCGCGGATCCGACTGTCTGTGAACATGTCGGCCCGCTCCATCGGCTATCAGCGCTGGGTAAACGTGTTGGACCGGTTCCTGAAACGCGACGCAACGCTGGGTGAGCGGCTGGTGCTGGAGATATCCGAGGCTTCGGCGATGGCGGCACCGGAACTGGTGACAGATTTCATGGGGCGGATGCAACAGCACGGGATCGCCTTTGCGTTGGACAATTTCGGCGCCAGCACCACCGCGATCGGCCATTTCCGCCAGTTTTTCTTTGATGCGGTCAAGATCGACGGCCAATTCGTTCGCGGCATCCACACCAGCCATGACAACCAGTCCGTTGTCCGTGCCCTGGTCGGCATTGCCAAACAATTTGACATGTTCACCGTCGCGGAATCGGTGGAAAGCCAGGAGGATGCGGAATTCCTTGTCGAAAACGGCGTTGATTGCCTGCAAGGCTACCTGTTTGGCGCGCCTTCCGTCTCGCCGCCCTGGATTGAGGACATGAAGCAGCGCCGGGAGGCAAGCTGA
- a CDS encoding transcriptional regulator GcvA, which produces MSDRLPPLTALRAFDAAARHMSFAKAAEELNVTPAALSFQIKSLEEHLGQPLFRRLNRAVELTEAGKTLAPGAAEGFEALTAAWRTVRRLQDNTTLTVTAGPGLTAKWLAPRLYEFARAHPEIDLRFSATLRMLDFVRDDVDVAIRFGYGPDEGYYVLRVPPEWVTPVMSPELAERYTTPESLMEAPLIFDESIDFLDPPCDWPAWFRTQGIDFKPTHGSHFSQADHAIDAAVTGAGVALGRRGMAVTDLHAGRLVAPFKTAIETKAHFRFLCAPGTETRPQIAAFRNWFVAEIEKTAYVSEAFEIIPVEDIPPP; this is translated from the coding sequence ATGTCTGACCGCCTGCCCCCCCTCACCGCCCTGCGCGCCTTTGATGCCGCGGCCCGTCACATGTCCTTTGCCAAGGCGGCGGAGGAGCTGAACGTGACCCCTGCGGCGCTGTCGTTTCAGATCAAATCACTGGAAGAGCATCTGGGCCAGCCGCTGTTCCGCCGCCTGAACCGCGCGGTAGAGCTGACTGAGGCGGGAAAGACACTGGCCCCCGGAGCGGCGGAAGGGTTCGAGGCACTGACCGCCGCCTGGCGCACCGTGCGCCGCCTGCAGGACAACACCACGCTGACGGTGACCGCCGGGCCGGGACTGACGGCAAAATGGCTGGCACCGCGGCTGTATGAATTTGCCCGTGCTCATCCCGAGATCGACCTGCGGTTTTCGGCCACGTTGCGGATGCTGGATTTTGTCCGCGATGACGTCGATGTGGCAATCCGGTTCGGCTATGGCCCGGATGAGGGGTACTACGTACTGCGGGTGCCGCCGGAATGGGTGACGCCGGTGATGTCGCCGGAGCTGGCGGAGCGCTATACCACGCCGGAAAGCCTGATGGAGGCGCCGCTGATCTTTGACGAATCCATCGATTTTCTGGACCCGCCCTGCGATTGGCCGGCCTGGTTCCGCACCCAAGGCATCGACTTTAAGCCGACCCATGGATCGCATTTCTCGCAAGCCGACCATGCAATCGACGCCGCTGTCACGGGTGCCGGCGTGGCCCTGGGCCGGCGCGGCATGGCGGTCACCGATCTGCATGCCGGCCGGCTGGTAGCGCCTTTCAAGACCGCAATTGAAACCAAAGCGCATTTCCGCTTTCTTTGTGCACCCGGCACCGAGACGCGGCCGCAGATCGCGGCGTTCCGGAACTGGTTTGTTGCCGAGATTGAAAAAACCGCCTACGTCTCGGAGGCTTTTGAGATCATTCCTGTCGAGGACATCCCGCCGCCATGA
- the argH gene encoding argininosuccinate lyase, translating into MTDQSSNQMWGGRFAAGPDAIMEAINASIGFDKRMAAQDIAGSRAHAAMLAAAGVITDNDAKAIREGLLTVLSEIEGGTFQFSTALEDIHMNVEARLKDIIGEPAGRLHTGRSRNDQVATDFKLWVRDQLDAAESGLLALIRALLSQAEAGADWVMPGFTHLQTAQPVTWGHHMMAYVEMFGRDLSRVRDARVRMNESPLGAAALAGTSFPIDREMTASALGFDRPAANSLDAVSDRDFALEFLSVASISAVHLSRFAEELVIWSSAQFRFVTLSDRFSTGSSIMPQKKNPDAAELIRAKVGRIFGANTALMMVMKGLPLAYSKDMQEDKEQVFDAADNWMLALAAMEGMVKDMTGNRVELAAAAGSGFSTATDLADWMVRVLKVPFRDAHHVTGTLVAMAESRGCDLPDLSLADMQSVHAEITKDIFTVLGVENSVNSRMSYGGTAPAQVRAQIARWTEILAS; encoded by the coding sequence ATGACAGATCAATCCTCGAACCAGATGTGGGGCGGCCGCTTTGCCGCAGGTCCCGACGCGATCATGGAGGCGATCAATGCCTCGATCGGGTTCGACAAGCGGATGGCAGCACAGGACATCGCAGGCTCTAGGGCCCATGCGGCAATGTTGGCCGCAGCAGGCGTTATTACGGATAATGATGCTAAGGCCATTCGGGAAGGGCTGCTCACCGTTTTGTCAGAGATCGAGGGCGGAACTTTTCAGTTTTCCACCGCCCTGGAAGACATCCACATGAATGTGGAGGCCCGGCTGAAAGACATCATTGGCGAGCCGGCAGGCCGCCTGCACACGGGCCGGTCACGCAATGACCAGGTGGCGACCGATTTCAAACTCTGGGTGCGGGACCAGCTGGACGCGGCGGAATCCGGCCTCTTGGCGCTGATCCGCGCGCTTCTGTCGCAGGCCGAGGCGGGCGCCGATTGGGTGATGCCGGGCTTTACCCACCTGCAGACCGCGCAGCCGGTGACCTGGGGCCACCATATGATGGCTTATGTGGAAATGTTCGGCCGCGATCTGTCCCGCGTGCGCGACGCGCGCGTGCGGATGAACGAATCGCCTCTGGGCGCGGCGGCGCTGGCAGGCACCTCCTTCCCCATAGACCGGGAGATGACGGCAAGTGCGCTGGGCTTTGACCGCCCGGCAGCCAACTCGCTGGATGCGGTCAGCGACCGTGACTTTGCGCTGGAGTTCCTGTCTGTGGCCTCGATCAGCGCCGTGCATCTGTCGCGTTTCGCCGAAGAGCTGGTGATCTGGTCCTCGGCCCAGTTCCGGTTTGTAACGCTGAGCGACCGGTTCTCCACCGGCTCGTCGATCATGCCGCAGAAAAAGAACCCGGACGCCGCCGAGCTGATCCGCGCCAAGGTGGGCCGCATTTTCGGTGCCAATACCGCACTGATGATGGTGATGAAGGGGCTGCCCTTGGCCTATTCCAAGGACATGCAGGAAGACAAGGAACAGGTCTTTGATGCCGCCGACAACTGGATGCTGGCGCTGGCGGCGATGGAAGGCATGGTCAAGGACATGACCGGCAACCGCGTTGAGCTGGCGGCGGCGGCCGGGTCCGGATTTTCCACCGCCACCGATCTGGCCGACTGGATGGTCAGGGTGCTGAAGGTGCCGTTCCGCGACGCCCACCATGTTACCGGCACCCTGGTGGCGATGGCCGAAAGCCGCGGCTGCGACCTGCCGGATCTGTCACTGGCAGACATGCAGAGTGTCCATGCAGAGATCACCAAAGATATCTTCACTGTGCTTGGCGTTGAGAATTCGGTAAACTCGCGTATGTCTTATGGCGGCACTGCGCCGGCGCAAGTGCGCGCGCAGATCGCCCGCTGGACAGAGATTCTGGCAAGCTGA
- a CDS encoding sterol desaturase family protein, whose product MTTPIHYPDVTQLAVPFFIAAILAELLWIALKKRGGRYETRDAVTSLIMGAGSVAEGLLLGFAAWGLLMLLWQITPLDMGTSLWAVLLCFVLDDLRYYWVHRFGHRVRWVWASHVNHHSSQHYNLTTALRQTWTGTFTFMMVVKAPMVLLGFHPALVLFCGGLNLIYQFWIHTETINRLPRWFEAVMNTPSHHRAHHGRNARYLDCNYAGVFIIWDRIFGTFVPEQDRDRPDFGLVHNIATFNPLRVAFHEWAGIFKDMAQPGLSWKQRFLYAFAPPGYSHDGSRSTSAGIKADHLARHPEDAGTPGFDG is encoded by the coding sequence ATGACCACCCCCATCCATTACCCCGATGTGACTCAGCTGGCAGTGCCGTTCTTCATCGCTGCCATCCTCGCAGAACTGCTGTGGATCGCGCTGAAGAAACGCGGTGGGCGGTATGAGACTCGCGATGCCGTCACCTCGCTGATCATGGGCGCGGGCAGCGTCGCCGAAGGGCTGCTGCTGGGCTTTGCCGCCTGGGGGTTGCTGATGCTGCTGTGGCAGATCACACCGCTGGACATGGGCACGTCCCTGTGGGCGGTGCTGCTGTGTTTTGTGCTGGACGATCTGCGCTATTACTGGGTGCATCGCTTCGGCCACCGGGTTCGCTGGGTCTGGGCGTCCCACGTGAATCATCACTCCAGCCAGCACTACAACCTGACAACCGCGCTGCGGCAGACCTGGACCGGGACATTCACATTCATGATGGTGGTAAAGGCGCCGATGGTGCTGCTGGGGTTCCATCCGGCGCTGGTGTTGTTTTGCGGCGGGCTGAACCTGATCTACCAGTTCTGGATTCATACCGAGACGATAAACCGCCTGCCGCGCTGGTTCGAGGCGGTGATGAACACCCCCAGCCACCACCGCGCCCATCACGGCCGCAATGCACGGTATCTGGATTGCAACTATGCCGGCGTTTTCATCATCTGGGACAGGATTTTCGGCACCTTTGTGCCCGAGCAGGATCGCGACCGCCCCGATTTCGGCCTGGTCCACAACATCGCCACTTTCAATCCGCTGCGCGTCGCCTTTCATGAATGGGCGGGCATTTTCAAGGACATGGCCCAACCCGGCCTCAGCTGGAAACAGCGGTTTCTTTATGCTTTTGCGCCGCCGGGTTACAGCCACGATGGCAGCCGCAGCACCTCAGCCGGGATCAAAGCAGACCACCTCGCCCGCCACCCTGAAGATGCAGGCACTCCCGGCTTTGACGGCTAA
- a CDS encoding acetyl-CoA C-acetyltransferase: MTNVVIASAARTAVGSFGGSFANTPAHDLGAAVLEAVVERAGVDKSEVSETILGQVLTAAQGQNPARQAHINAGLPQESAAWGLNQVCGSGLRAVALGAQHIMLGDASIVAAGGQENMTLSPHAAHLRAGQKMGDMKYIDTMIRDGLWDAFNGYHMGQTAENVAEQWQISREMQDEFAVASQNKAEAAQKAGKFADEIAAFTVKHRKGDIVVDQDEYIRHGATMEAMQKLRPAFAKDGSVTAANASGLNDGAAATLLMSADEAEKRGIEPLARIASYATAGLDPSIMGVGPIYASRKALEKAGWSVGDLDLVEANEAFAAQACAVNKDMGWDPSIVNVNGGAIAIGHPIGASGCRVLNTLLFEMKRRGAKKGLATLCIGGGMGVALCVERP; encoded by the coding sequence ATGACCAATGTTGTAATTGCATCCGCCGCGCGCACCGCCGTCGGCTCCTTTGGCGGCTCGTTCGCCAACACCCCTGCCCACGATCTGGGCGCAGCCGTGCTGGAAGCCGTGGTGGAGCGGGCCGGCGTGGACAAATCCGAAGTCTCGGAAACCATCCTTGGCCAGGTTCTGACCGCCGCACAGGGCCAGAACCCGGCCCGTCAAGCCCACATCAACGCCGGTCTGCCGCAGGAAAGCGCCGCCTGGGGCCTTAACCAGGTTTGCGGCTCGGGCCTGCGCGCCGTGGCACTGGGCGCACAGCACATCATGCTGGGCGATGCCTCGATCGTGGCCGCCGGCGGCCAGGAGAACATGACCCTCAGCCCCCATGCAGCACATCTGCGGGCCGGCCAGAAGATGGGCGATATGAAATATATCGACACCATGATCCGCGATGGTCTGTGGGACGCTTTCAACGGCTACCACATGGGCCAGACCGCCGAAAACGTGGCCGAGCAGTGGCAGATCTCCCGCGAGATGCAGGATGAGTTCGCCGTAGCCTCGCAGAACAAGGCGGAAGCGGCGCAGAAAGCCGGCAAATTCGCCGATGAGATCGCCGCCTTTACCGTCAAACACCGCAAGGGCGACATTGTGGTGGACCAGGACGAATATATCCGTCACGGCGCCACCATGGAAGCGATGCAGAAACTGCGTCCGGCCTTTGCCAAGGACGGGTCTGTCACCGCTGCCAATGCCTCGGGCCTGAACGACGGTGCTGCCGCCACCCTGCTGATGAGCGCCGATGAAGCCGAAAAGCGCGGTATCGAACCGCTGGCCCGTATCGCGTCTTATGCCACGGCCGGCCTGGATCCGTCGATCATGGGCGTCGGCCCGATCTATGCTTCGCGCAAGGCGCTGGAAAAGGCCGGCTGGTCGGTCGGCGACCTGGATCTGGTCGAAGCCAACGAAGCCTTTGCCGCGCAGGCCTGTGCCGTGAACAAGGACATGGGCTGGGATCCGTCGATTGTGAACGTGAACGGCGGCGCCATTGCCATCGGCCACCCGATCGGCGCCTCGGGCTGCCGGGTGCTGAACACGCTGCTGTTCGAAATGAAACGCCGCGGCGCAAAAAAAGGCCTGGCCACCCTGTGCATCGGCGGCGGCATGGGCGTTGCCTTGTGCGTTGAACGCCCGTAA
- a CDS encoding DUF4189 domain-containing protein: MRHFLSGLAAAAAVLFSITCATQAEEILIEGTRSKLSINSDIRLTGDMKKSFAFFKKNAEFYGAMFVNPPEDLVGAFWNTSSLPLAKHYALKSCQSKSRTPSSCQAYATVLPKKHQSRPGRTLSQSGNLTFAAYRKQQTTGIYGAFAVAENGDSGFSWNFASKSQAEETALKHCADDVQASKSEASAHVLKNVLEANRSKCRVVHVTQP, encoded by the coding sequence TTGAGACATTTTCTTTCAGGTCTAGCAGCGGCTGCTGCCGTTCTTTTCTCGATAACCTGCGCTACTCAGGCTGAAGAAATACTGATTGAAGGAACCAGATCCAAACTTTCGATCAATTCGGACATCCGCCTGACGGGCGACATGAAAAAAAGCTTTGCCTTCTTCAAAAAGAATGCGGAGTTCTACGGCGCAATGTTTGTGAATCCGCCAGAAGATCTGGTTGGAGCGTTTTGGAATACAAGCTCCCTTCCGCTGGCTAAGCACTACGCCTTGAAGTCTTGTCAATCCAAGTCCCGAACGCCATCGAGCTGCCAGGCCTACGCAACAGTTCTGCCAAAGAAACACCAGTCACGCCCGGGCAGAACGCTCAGTCAGAGCGGGAATCTCACCTTTGCCGCCTACAGGAAGCAACAAACAACAGGCATCTACGGCGCCTTTGCTGTTGCCGAAAACGGAGACAGCGGTTTTAGCTGGAACTTCGCAAGCAAGAGCCAAGCCGAGGAAACCGCGCTGAAACACTGTGCAGACGATGTCCAAGCCAGCAAAAGCGAAGCTTCGGCGCACGTTCTCAAAAACGTCCTGGAAGCAAATCGATCCAAGTGCCGGGTTGTTCATGTTACTCAGCCCTGA
- a CDS encoding TlpA disulfide reductase family protein, translating into MRLFRQLSLYMALTLGANAAGAADQAQLEGLREDSLRRLVVHSEPRDVSATAFELADGAGTASLEDYQGKVVLLNFWATWCAPCRKEMPQLAELQEELGGADFEVLTIATGRNSPAGIQKFFDENGISNLPRHQDPKQALAREMAVIGLPITVLLDREGKEVARLLGDAEWNSDSAKEIVKAMIASK; encoded by the coding sequence ATGCGTCTGTTTCGTCAGCTTTCCCTTTATATGGCCCTGACCTTGGGTGCAAATGCCGCTGGTGCGGCGGATCAGGCGCAGCTGGAGGGCTTGCGTGAAGACAGCCTCCGCCGCCTGGTCGTGCATTCCGAGCCGCGGGATGTGTCCGCCACCGCGTTTGAGCTGGCCGACGGCGCCGGTACCGCCAGCCTGGAGGACTACCAGGGCAAGGTGGTTCTGCTGAACTTCTGGGCCACCTGGTGCGCTCCCTGCCGCAAGGAAATGCCGCAGCTGGCTGAGCTGCAGGAGGAACTGGGCGGAGCGGATTTCGAGGTGCTGACCATCGCCACCGGGCGCAACTCTCCCGCCGGCATCCAGAAGTTCTTTGACGAGAACGGCATCAGCAACCTGCCGCGCCACCAGGATCCGAAACAGGCGCTGGCGCGCGAGATGGCAGTGATTGGATTGCCGATCACGGTGCTGCTGGACCGCGAAGGCAAGGAAGTGGCGCGGCTCTTGGGCGATGCCGAGTGGAACTCGGACAGCGCCAAGGAGATCGTGAAGGCGATGATCGCGTCAAAGTAG
- the phbB gene encoding acetoacetyl-CoA reductase, translating into MARTALVTGGSRGIGAAISQALKAQGCNVAATYAGNDEAAAKFTDETGIKTYKWNVGNYEDSAAGIAKVEADLGPIDIVVANAGITRDAPFHKMTPQQWQEVIDTNLTGVFNTVHPIWPGMRERKFGRVVVISSINGQKGQFAQVNYAATKAGDLGIVKSLAQEGARAGITANAICPGYIATEMVMAVPEKVRESIIGQIPAGRLGEPEEIARCVAFLASDESGFINGSTISANGAQFFV; encoded by the coding sequence ATGGCACGTACTGCACTCGTCACCGGCGGCTCCCGCGGCATCGGCGCAGCAATTTCCCAAGCGCTGAAGGCGCAGGGCTGCAATGTCGCCGCCACTTATGCCGGCAATGACGAAGCCGCGGCAAAATTCACCGACGAAACCGGCATCAAGACCTATAAGTGGAATGTTGGCAACTACGAAGACAGCGCCGCCGGCATTGCCAAGGTCGAAGCGGATTTGGGTCCGATCGACATCGTGGTCGCCAATGCCGGCATCACCCGCGACGCGCCGTTCCACAAGATGACGCCGCAGCAATGGCAGGAAGTGATCGACACCAACCTGACCGGCGTGTTCAACACCGTTCACCCGATCTGGCCCGGCATGCGCGAGCGCAAGTTCGGCCGCGTTGTCGTGATCTCCTCGATCAACGGCCAGAAGGGCCAGTTCGCCCAGGTGAACTATGCCGCGACCAAAGCGGGCGATCTGGGCATCGTGAAATCGCTGGCGCAGGAAGGCGCGCGCGCAGGCATCACCGCCAATGCGATCTGCCCCGGCTATATCGCGACTGAGATGGTGATGGCGGTCCCGGAAAAGGTACGCGAGTCGATCATCGGCCAAATTCCGGCCGGCCGTCTGGGTGAGCCGGAAGAGATCGCCCGCTGTGTCGCCTTCCTGGCGTCTGACGAATCGGGCTTCATCAATGGCTCGACTATCTCCGCCAACGGCGCGCAGTTCTTCGTCTAA
- the lysA gene encoding diaminopimelate decarboxylase, with product MDHFLYRDGALFAEDVPISEIAAAVGTPFYVYSTATLLRHFRLFDEALEGTEHLVCYAMKAASNQAILKTLAEAGAGMDVVSQGEYLRAKAAGVPGDRIVFSGVGKTAEEIRVALTGGIRQFNVESEPEMEVISAVALELGAVAPITIRVNPDVDAKTHAKIATGKSENKFGIPIARARDVYARAAALPGLDVVGIDVHIGSQLTDLEPFRLAYQKVAELTETLRADGHDIRRLDLGGGLGIPYERSNTAPPLPVEYGRMVKETLGHLGCEIEIEPGRLIAGNAGQLVSKVIYVKSGEGRDFLILDAAMNDLIRPAMYEAHHDIVPVQEPAPGAESQPYDIVGPVCETGDTFAKQRDLPPLAAGDLVSFRSAGAYGAVMASEYNSRPLIPEVLVHGDQFAVIRRRPDYEEMINRDTIPEWL from the coding sequence ATGGATCATTTTCTCTACCGCGACGGCGCGCTTTTCGCCGAAGACGTTCCCATCTCCGAGATCGCCGCGGCGGTGGGCACTCCGTTCTACGTCTATTCCACCGCAACTCTGCTGCGCCACTTCCGCCTGTTTGACGAGGCGCTGGAGGGCACTGAGCACCTGGTCTGCTATGCGATGAAGGCCGCCAGCAATCAGGCGATCCTAAAAACTCTGGCCGAGGCCGGGGCGGGCATGGATGTGGTCAGCCAGGGCGAGTACCTGCGGGCCAAGGCCGCGGGGGTTCCGGGGGACAGGATTGTTTTTTCCGGCGTCGGCAAGACGGCAGAGGAAATCCGGGTGGCCCTGACCGGCGGCATCCGCCAGTTCAACGTCGAATCCGAGCCGGAAATGGAAGTGATCAGCGCCGTGGCGCTGGAGCTGGGCGCTGTGGCCCCCATCACTATCCGGGTCAATCCGGATGTGGACGCCAAGACCCATGCCAAGATTGCCACCGGTAAATCCGAGAATAAATTCGGCATTCCGATTGCCCGCGCGCGGGACGTCTATGCCCGCGCCGCCGCCCTGCCGGGGTTGGACGTGGTCGGGATTGACGTTCACATCGGCTCGCAGCTGACCGATTTGGAACCGTTCCGGCTTGCCTATCAAAAGGTGGCGGAGCTGACGGAAACCCTGCGCGCCGACGGCCACGATATCCGCCGCCTTGATCTGGGCGGCGGTCTGGGCATTCCTTACGAGCGTTCCAACACCGCGCCGCCCCTGCCGGTGGAATACGGCAGGATGGTCAAGGAGACGCTGGGCCATCTGGGCTGCGAGATCGAGATTGAGCCGGGGCGGCTGATTGCCGGCAACGCGGGCCAGCTGGTGTCCAAGGTGATCTATGTGAAATCGGGCGAGGGCCGTGATTTCCTGATCCTGGATGCGGCGATGAACGACCTGATCCGCCCGGCGATGTATGAGGCGCATCACGATATCGTGCCGGTGCAGGAGCCTGCGCCAGGTGCCGAGAGCCAGCCTTATGACATTGTCGGCCCAGTCTGCGAAACCGGCGATACCTTTGCCAAACAGCGCGATCTGCCGCCCTTGGCAGCGGGCGATCTGGTATCTTTCCGCAGTGCCGGTGCTTACGGCGCGGTGATGGCAAGCGAGTATAATTCGCGGCCTTTGATCCCCGAAGTGCTTGTGCATGGGGATCAATTTGCGGTTATTCGCCGGCGGCCGGACTATGAAGAGATGATAAACCGCGATACCATCCCGGAGTGGCTCTGA